Below is a window of Clavibacter michiganensis subsp. tessellarius DNA.
GCGCCCTCGGGCGTCTCGCACTCGTCGGACGCGACCCAGCGCAGCTTCACGCGCGCCGAGTGGGCGAACCCGCCCGCCCGCAGCGCCTCGGTCACCGACAGGTACGCGTCGGGCAGGTCGATGTACTTGCCGACCAGGCCGATCGTGACCTCGTGCTTCGGGTCGTGCACGGCGTCGAGCAGGTCGCTCCAGCCGGACCAGTCGACGGCGTCCGCGGCCGGGAGGCCGAGGTGGTCGATGATGTAGCTGTCGAGGCCCTGCCCGTGCAGCATCTCGGGGATGTCGTAGATGCTCGGCACGTCGACCGCGTTCACGACGGCCTGCTCGTCCACGTCGCACATGAGCGCGATCTTCTTCTTGTTCGAGTCGGAGACGGGCCGGTCGCTGCGGAGCACGAGGGCGTCCGGCTGGATCCCGATGGAGCGCAGCGCCGCCACCGAGTGCTGCGTGGGCTTGGTCTTCTGCTCGCCCGACGCGCCCATGTACGGCACGAGCGAGACGTGCACGAAGAAGACGTTGTTCCGGCCGAGCTCGTGGCGCACCTGGCGCGCCGCCTCGATGAAGGGCTGGCTCTCGATGTCGCCGACCGTGCCGCCGATCTCGGTGATGATCACGTCGGGCTGCGGCTCGTCCGAGGACTGCAGGCGCATGCGGCGCTTGATCTCGTCGGTGATGTGCGGGATGACCTGCACCGTGTCGCCGAGGTACTCGCCACGGCGCTCCTTGGCGATGACCTCCGAGTAGATCTGGCCGGTGGTCACGTTGGCCGCCTGGTCCAGCTCGATGTCGAGGAAGCGCTCGTAGTGCCCGATGTCGAGGTCGGTCTCCGCTCCGTCGTCGGTCACGAAGACCTCGCCGTGCTGGAAGGGGTTCATGGTGCCCGGATCCACGTTGAGGTAGGGATCCAGCTTCTGCATGACGACGCGCACGCCGCGCGCCGTGAGGAGGTTGCCCAGGCTGGCCGCCGTGAGGCCCTTGCCGAGCGAGGAGACGACGCCGCCGGTCACGAAGATGTGCCGGGTGATCCTGCCGCCTGCCGTGCTGGTCGTGCTGTCCGTCGTGCTCGAGTCCGTGTCCGTTGTTTCGATGTCCGCCACGGGCTTCCATCCTACGTGGGAATCGGCGCGCCGCCACACCCCCGACGCGCCGCGTCCCCGCGTCAGCGCAGCGACGCCGCCGTCTCCACGAGCTCGCGCGCGTGCGCCAGGCCGCTCTCGCTGTCCGGCAGGCCCGAGAGCAGGCGCGCCATCTCCTGGATCCGCGCGTCGCCCTCGAGCTGCGTGACGCTGGAGGCCGTGACCTGCCCGTCGCCGCCCTTGACGACGCGCAGGTGGTTCGTGGAGAACGCCGCGACCTGCGCGAGGTGGGTGACCACGATGACCTGCGCGCGCTCGGCCAGCCGCGCGAGCCGCCGGCCGATCTCGATGGCGGCCGCGCCGCCGACGCCCGCGTCGACCTCGTCGAACACGAAGGTGGGCACGGGGTCGTCGCCCGCCACCACGACCTCGATGGCGAGCATCACGCGCGACAGCTCGCCACCGGACGCCCCGCGGCCGAGCGGCCGCGCCTCGGCGCCCGCGTGCGGCCGCAGCAGGATCTCGACGCGGTCGGCGCCCGACAGCGCGGGCTCCTCCCGCGGGCTCACGCGCACGTCGAGCGACGCGTCGGCCATCGCGAGCGCGCCGAGCTCCGCGGTGACGGCGTCCGCGAGACGCGCGCCGGCCTCCTCCCGGACGGCCGTGACGCGGGCGCCCAGCTCGCCGACGAGTTGCTCGTCGCGCTCCACCTCGACGCGCAGCAGGTCGATCCGGTCGGTGTCGCCGTCGAGCTCGAGGAGGCGCGCGCTGCCCGTGTCGAGGAAGGCGAGCGCGTCCTCCACGGTGGGCCCGTGCACGCGGGTGAGGGCCGCGAGCTCGGCCCGGCGGTCCTGCAGCGACTCGAGCTCGCGGGCGCCGTCGGCGTCGAGCCCCGCGAGGTAGCCCGAGAGCTGCACGGCGATCTCGGAGACGAGGATGCGCGCGCTGTCGAGCGACTCGATGACCTCGGCGAGCCCGGGGTCGTGCGCGGCGACGCGGTCGAGGCGCCGGTGCGCGGTGTCGAGCACCGAGGCGGCGTCGGCCGTCTCCCCCGCCGCGTCCTCCGACGACATGAGCTCGTGCGCGGCGGACGCCGCCGCCCGCAGGTCCTCGAGGTTCGTGAGGCGGTCGATGCGCTCGCGCAGCTCCTCGTCCTCGCCGGGCTGGGGCGCGACCGCCTCGATCGCGTCGATGGCCGCACGGAGGTCCTCGGCCTCGCGCGTGCGGGCGTCCTGCTCCGTGACGAGCCGGTCGAGCTCCGCGCGGGCGGCCTGCCAGCGCCGGAAGACCTCCTGGTACTCGGCGAGCACGGGCGCGAGCGCGGATCCGGCGAAGCGGTCGAGGGCCTGCCGCTGCGCCGTGGACGACCGCAGCCGCATCTGGTCGGACTGGCCGTGCACCACGACGAGCTGCTCGCCGATCTCCGTGAGCAGCGCCGCGGGGGCGCCCCGGCCGCCGACCGAGGCCCGGCTGCGCCCCTCGGACGACAGCTGCCGCGTGACGATGAGCTCGCCGCGCGTGCCGTCGCCGAAGGGGTCGACGTCTCCCCCGGCGTCGCGCACGCGTTCGGGCACGGGCCCGTCGGCCGCGATGATCCAGCGGCCTTCGACGACCGCGCGCTCGCTCCCCTGCCGCACGGCGCCCGAGTCGGCGCGCGCGCCGAGCAGCAGCCCGAGGGCGGTGACGACCATGGTCTTGCCCGCGCCGGTCTCGCCCGTGACGGCCGTGAAGCCCGGCCCGAGCGGCAGCGTGGCCTGGCCGATCACCCCGAGGTCGCGGATGGTGATCTCCTCAATCACGGTCGACGGGCCCCCTCCAGCCGGTGACCGGCAGCTCGAACTTGTTCACGAGGCGGTCGGTGAACGGCGACTGCTTGAGGCGCGCGAGGCGCACGGGGATGGTGGACCGCCGCGCCTCGACGCGCGCCCCGGGCGGCATGTCCCGCGTGCGCCGGCCGTCGCACCACAGCACGCCGGAGCCGGAGGTGCGGCTGAGCACCTCGACGGCGACCGTGGACTCCGGCCCCACGACGAGCGACCGCGCGAAGAGCGTGTGCGGGCTGAGCGGCACCACGAGCATGGCCTCGAGGCTCGGCCACACGATGGGGCCACCGGCCGAGAACGCGTACGCCGTGGATCCGGTGGGCGTCGACACGACCATGCCGTCGCAGCCGTAGGACGCGAGCGGCCGCCCGTCGATCTCGACCACCACCTCGAGCATCCGCTCGCGGCTGGCCTTCTCGACGGTCGCCTCGTTGAGCGCCCAGGTGCGGTAGACGATGTCGGCGCCGACCTTGAGGGTGACGTCGAGCGTCATGCGCTCCTCGACCGTGTAGTCCCGGTCGAGCACGCGACGCACGGTGGCCGTGAGGTCCTCCCGCTCGCTCTCGGCCAGGAAGCCGACGTGCCCGAGGTTGACGCCGAGCAGCGGCACCGACGTGCCGCGCACGAGCTCGGCCGAACGGAGGATGGTGCCGTCGCCGCCGAGCACGATGACGATCTCGAGGTCGGCCGTCTGCACGTCCTCGCCGAGCACCGCCACCCCGGCCATCTCGGGCGCGAACGGCAGGATGTCGGCCTTCTCCTCGGCGGTGAGCACGATGCGCACGTCGGCCTCGGCCAGCTGCGCGCACACGCTGAGCGCCGCGTCGATGGAGTCGCGCCGTCCCGTGTGGGACACGACCAGGATGTGCCTCGCGGGTCCAGCCACTTCGCTCACGCTCCTGTGATCTCGTTCGACGTCGATCTCCATTGTGTCGGATTGCTCCCCGCGCGACCGCTGAACCAGGCGAGGTACTCGTGGTTCCCGGCCCCTCCCACGATGGGGGAGGGGACGAGGCCGGCGGTCCCGAGGCCCAGGTCCCATGCGGCCCAGAGCACGCGCATCACGGCGTCGTCGCGGAGCCCCGGGTCGTGCACGATGCCCTCGCGGATCCCGGTGCGCCCCACCTCGAACTGCGGCTTGACGAGCAGCACGAGGTCGGCGTCGGGCGACGCCGTGCGGGCGAGAGCCGGCAGCACGAGCCCGAGCGAGATGAAGGACAGGTCCCCCACCACCAGGTCGGGCGCCTCCGCCTCGCCGCCGAGCGCGCCCGCGAGCGTCTCGGGCGTGAGGTCCCGCACGTTGAAGCCCTCCACGACGTCGACGCGCGCGTCCCCGCGGATGAGCGGATCCAGCTGACCGTGGCCCACGTCGAGCGCGACGACCCGCCGGGCCCCGCGCTCCAGCAGCACCTGCGTGAACCCGCCCGTGGACGCGCCGACGTCGAGCGCCCGCCGCCCCGCGACCCGCACGCCCGGGAAGGCGTCGAGCGCGCCGATGAGCTTGTGGGCGCCGCGGCTGACGTACGCGTCGGTGCCCGCGACGGCGACCGCGGATCCCGGGAGCACCCGGAAGGACGGCTTCACCACGACGCGCCCGTCGACCGTGACGAGGCCGTCGGCGATGAGCCGGGCGGCGTGCGTCCGCGATCGGGCGAGGCCGAGGGCGGGCAGGGCGGCGTCGAGCCTCATGTCCCCGCCCGAGGAGGAGGGGTCGTCCGTCGCGTCAGCCACGCGATGACGCCCCGTCGCCGCCCTCGAGCCGCGCGCGCAGCTCGTCGTGGAGCAGGGCGAAGGACGCGGCGCGCTCCCCCAGGGGCTGTCCCTCGATCAGCTCGAGCCGGGAGACCAGCTCCTCGGCGACGTCCGCGTCGCCGGCGGCGCCCTCGGCAGCGTCCGACGGCGCGTCGACGATGCCCACGGCATCAGCCGCGGCGGCCGCGTCACCCGATCCGCGGATGCCCGCCTCGTCGCTCACCCCGCCACGCTACGCCCGGCCGGCGCCGGTGGCGCCCGCCGCGACGTAGAGGGACTCGGGCACGTCGAGCCCGTAGATGGGCCGTCCGGAGTTCCAGATGACCGCGCACGCCGCACGCAGCGTGTCGATCGTGGAGCCGCCGTCCTTCACGACCTCGACCCGGTCGCCGACGATGCGGACGGACGCCTTCCCGACGGTCGCCACGCTCCCCTGCCCCGAGAACCGCGTCTCCGGGTAGGGCTCGTGCAGCTGACCGAGGTGCTCGAGGATGAAGGTGGGCCGCTGGTCCTCCTCCGCCGCGAGCAGCTGCTTGGCCCGGTCGATCCCCGTGAGCACGTGCACGGACGCCATGCCCGCGCGCGTGGCGCCCAGGATGTCCGTGTCGAGCCGGTCGCCGAGGAACACCGGCCGCTCGGCGCCGAACCGCTCGCGAGCGACGTCGAAGATCGGCGTCTCGGGCTTGCCGGCGACCACCGGCAGGCGCCCGACGGCCGTGTGGACGGCGGAGACGAGGGTCCCGTTGCCGGGCGCGATGCCGCGCGCGACGGGGATCGTCCAGTCGGTGTTGGTCGCGACCCAGACGACGTCCGGGTCCGCCAGCGCGAAGGACGCCTCGGCGAGCTGGGCCCAGCCGACCTCGGGCGCGAAGCCCTGGACGACGGCGATCGGGCGATCCTCGACCGAGCGGGTCACGACGTACCCGGCCTTCTCGAGCTCGTGCACGAGGCCCTCGCCGCCGACGACGAGCACGGTGGATCCGGCCGGTACGCGATCCGCGAGCAGCCGGAGGGCGGCCTGCGGCGACGTGACGACGTCCTCGGGCGCCACGGTCAGCCCGAGCGAGCTCAGGTGCTCCGCGACGGAGGCGTCCGTGCGCGATGCGTTGTTCGTGATGTAGCCGAGCCGCAGCCCCGCGGCGGCCGCGGCGTTCAGCGCGTCGACCGCGTGCGGGATGCTGTCGGGACCCGCGTACACGACCCCGTCGAGGTCGGCGAGGATCACGTCGACCCCGTCCAGCGGCGTGCTGCCCTTGGCCGCCCTAGCGAACATCGCGGTCGCCCTCCGCGTGCTCGGGCTCGAGAGCCGCGGCGTCGGTGGTGTCCGCGGCAGCGGGTGCGCGGTGCGCGTCGCCTTCGCCTTCAACGCCGTCGTCGCCGGCATCCTGCGCGATCTCGGCGTCCACGTCGACGGCGATGTCGTCGTCGTCCCCGTCCTCGCTCGGCGGCACGGGCACCGTGTCCGCGTCCGCGTCGTGAACGGCATCGGCGTCCGCGTCCGCCTGGTTCGCGTCGGCAGAGTCGGCCCCGTCAGCGTCGGCGTCGGCGTCGTACGCGCCCGTCTCGGCGCCGGCCTCGGCGTCGCCGTCGTCATCGGACGTGTCCACGACGAGGTCCTCCTCGACCACCTCGACGGTGTCGTCCCAGCCCTCGTCCGGATCCGCGAACGCCGCCTCGGCCGCATCGGCACGGCGGCGCCACTCGTCGGCCTCGCCGGAGCGGCCGAGCTCCTCCAGCACCTCCGCGTACGCGTGGAAGAGGTCCGCGCTGTAGGAGTACGCGACGTCGCGGTTCAGCTGCGCGATCGACAGCTCGTCGAGCGCCGCCTCGGTCTGCCCCAGGTCGAGCCGTGCGCCGGACATCGCGATCGCGAGCGCGACCTGCTCCGCCGCCGGCAGGCTCTCCTTCGGCACCGATCGACCCAGCTCCAGCGCCTTGTCCGGTCGCCCCTGGCCGCGCTCGCTGTCGACCATGAGCGCCAGCTGGTCGTCCTTCCCGGAGATGCGCCGGTAGGTCCGCAGCTCCCGGAGGGCCAGGGCGTAGTCGCCGACGGCGTACGCGGTGATGGCCAGCGACTCGCGGACCACGGCGATGCGTCCCGCTCGTCGTGCCGCCGAGATCGCGTGCCGGTGCGCCAGCTCGGGATCCTCCTCGATGAGCCGCGCGGCCATCACGAGGTGCTGCGCCACCCCCTCGGCGTTGTCCTTGCTCAGCGTCTTCAGCTCGTTGCGGGCCACGCGATCCAGGTCGCCGGGCTGCACGCCCTCCGGGATCTCCGGGTCATCGTGGCGCGGGCGGACGGACCGCAGCTCACGGGCGCGGAGCTGCTCTTCGGTGAGCGCCTCCTCGTACCGCGGGGCGTCCCGGTCGTTGCGGGCGGGACGACCGTCGCGCGTCCAGAGCTTGTCGCCGTCACGGGGAGGGCGAGCACCGCCCCGATCCCCTCCACGAGGTGCGTCCTTGGACCACGGCTTCCGCTCACCATCCCGCGCAGGACGGCCACCAGACGGCGCGTCCTTCGACCAGGGCTTGCGCTCACCATCCCGGACTGGTCGCCCACCGGAAGGTGCGTCCTTGGACCACGGCTTGCGCTCCCCATCCCGTGCGGGGCGCCCACCCGACGGCGCATCCTTGGACCACGGCTTGCGCTCAGCATCCCGGACCGGGCGCCCACCCGACGGCGCGTCCTTCGACCACGGCTTCCGCTCACCATCCCGTGAGGGGCGCGCACCGGACGGTGCGTCCTTCGACCACGGCTTCCGCTCACCGTCACGTTGCGGACGGCCGGCCCCCGTTCCGCGCGCACCCGAACCGGCTCCGTCGCCGCGAGGACCACGCGGCGCTCCCGACGACCCGCGATCGTACGGCGACTTCCCGCCGTCGCGTCCGCGCGCGGAGTGCGACGATCCGCGGTCCTGGCCCTCGGGCCGGCTGTCTCGATCGGATGAGTCGCTCACTGTGCTCCTGTCGGCCCCGCGGGCCAGATGATGTCTGTGGTGTTGTGGGACGTGCTCGAGTCCTCGACCAGGCTAGCCGTTCACGCAGGCCCGCTCCGCGTGGACCGGGCCTGGTCGGTCTCGGCTCGGGCCGCTCCACGGCCCGCGTCGGCGGCGCACGGATCGCGACGAACGGCCCAAGGCCGCAAGCCGCAAAGTGTGGCCTGCGAGCTGCGCGCTAGGGGCTCGGCAAGTGCAGCATGACTGCGTCACGCGCGAACCGGAAAGGAGCGAACTGCGTCTCTGGCCGTGCGTGTTAACGCAGAAAGGCCCGTCGCACGAATGCGACGGGCCTTCCCGTTTACCCAAGTTAAGTCCGGCGGTGTCCTACTCTCCCACAGGGTCCCCCCTGCAGTACCATCGGCGCTGAGAGTCTTAGCTTCCGGGTTCGGAATGTGACCGGGCGTTTCCCTCTCGCTATGGCCGCCGAAACACCTCATACACACCCACAAAGGGCATGAAATCTGTGATGAATCGACCAGTCAAGCTGGTTGTTCAATTGATACCCGACCGTATATCGGGAACCACATAGTGGACGCAAGCAAAGTGTTTTCAAGATATCGGCTTATTAGTACAGGTCAGCTCCACGAGTCTTTAGTCCTCGCTTCCACATCCTGCCTATCAACCCGGTAGTCTAGCCGGGAGCCTTCACCCTAAAAGGGATGGAAATCTCATCTCGAAGCCGGCTTCCCGCTTAGATGCTTTCAGCGGTTATCCGTTCCGAACGTAGCTAATCAGCGGTGCTCCTGGCGGAACAACTGACACACCAGAGGTTCGTCCATCCCGGTCCTCTCGTACTAGGGATAGATCTTCTCAAATTTCCTACGCGCGCAGCGGATAGGGACCGAACTGTCTCACGACGTTCTAAACCCAGCTCGCGTACCGCTTTAATGGGCGAACAGCCCAACCCTTGGGACCTACTCCAGCCCCAGGATGCGACGAGCCGACATCGAGGTGCCAAACCATGCCGTCGATATGGACTCTTGGGCAAGATCAGCCTGTTATCCCCGAGGTACCTTTTATCCGTTGAGCGACAGCGCTTCCACAAGCCACTGCCGGATCACTAGTCCCGACTTTCGTCCCTGCTCGACTTGTCAGTCTCACAGTCAAGCTCCCTTGTGCACTTACACTCGACACCTGATTACCAACCAGGTTGAGGGAACCTTTGGGCGCCTCCGTTACTCTTTAGGAGGCAACCGCCCCAGTTAAACTACCCACCAGGCACTGTCCCTGAACCGGATTACGGTTCGAAGTTAGATATCCAGAGTGACCAGAGTGGTATTTCAACAATGACTCCACCCGAACTAGCGTCCGAGCTTCACAGTCTCCCACCTATCCTACACAAGCCACACCGAACACCAATACCAAGCTGTAGTAAAGGTCACGGGGTCTTTCCGTCCTGCTGCGCGTAACGAGCATCTTTACTCGTAGTGCAATTTCGCCGAGTTCGCGGTTGAGACAGCTGGGAAGTCGTTACGCCATTCGTGCAGGTCGGAACTTACCCGACAAGGAATTTCGCTACCTTAGGATGGTTATAGTTACCACCGCCGTTTACTGGGGCTTAAATTCTCAGCTTCGCACTTGCGTGCTAACCGTTCCTCTTAACCTTCCAGCACCGGGCAGGCGTCAGTCCGTATACATCGTCTTGCGACTTAGCACGGACCTGTGTTTTTAGTAAACAGTCGCTTCCCACTGGTCTCTGCGGCCTTCAAACGCTTCAGGAGTAAATCCCTACACGCCTCAGGCCCCCCTTCTCCCGAAGTTACGGGGGCATTTTGCCGAGTTCCTTAACCACGATTCTCTCGATCTCCTTAGTATTCTCTACCTGACCACCTGAGTCGGTTTGGGGTACGGGCGATTGGAACCTCGCGTCGATGCTTTTCTCGGCAGCATAGGATCACTGATTTCGTCCGTGAGGACTACCCATCGGGTCTCAGGCTACATAGAAGACGGATTTGCCTATCTTCTGCCCTACATCCTTAGACCGGGACAACCATCGCCCGGCTCAGCTACCTTCCTGCGTCACACCTGTTAATACGCTAAACGCCCCAGCGTAGGGTCGTGTGCTAGGCCAAGACCGTCACCCCGAAGGGATCGAATCAAGGATTCAGACACTTAGCATTACTGGATTGTCTTGGGCGGTTCTTCATCGGTACGGGAATATCAACCCGTTGTCCATCGACTACGCCTGTCGGCCTCGCCTTAGGTCCCGACTTACCCAGGGCGGATTAGCCTGGCCCTGGAACCCTTGGTCTTTCGGAGGACGGGTTTCTCACCCGTCTTTCGCTACTCATGCCTGCATTCTCACTCGTGTG
It encodes the following:
- a CDS encoding CTP synthase, whose protein sequence is MADIETTDTDSSTTDSTTSTAGGRITRHIFVTGGVVSSLGKGLTAASLGNLLTARGVRVVMQKLDPYLNVDPGTMNPFQHGEVFVTDDGAETDLDIGHYERFLDIELDQAANVTTGQIYSEVIAKERRGEYLGDTVQVIPHITDEIKRRMRLQSSDEPQPDVIITEIGGTVGDIESQPFIEAARQVRHELGRNNVFFVHVSLVPYMGASGEQKTKPTQHSVAALRSIGIQPDALVLRSDRPVSDSNKKKIALMCDVDEQAVVNAVDVPSIYDIPEMLHGQGLDSYIIDHLGLPAADAVDWSGWSDLLDAVHDPKHEVTIGLVGKYIDLPDAYLSVTEALRAGGFAHSARVKLRWVASDECETPEGAAKRLSDLDALCVPGGFGIRGIEGKLGALKFARDNMIPVLGLCLGLQCMVIEYARNEAGLAGASSSEFDPESEFPVVATMAEQVDIIAGGDLGGTMRLGLYEAALAPGSLAAELYGAPVSHERHRHRYEVNNQFRERIQDAGLVFSGTSPDGTLVEYVELPREVHPFYIGTQAHPELRSRPNRAHPLFAGLVRAALDRQAASTLFAEDDAEAVA
- a CDS encoding TlyA family RNA methyltransferase; the protein is MRLDAALPALGLARSRTHAARLIADGLVTVDGRVVVKPSFRVLPGSAVAVAGTDAYVSRGAHKLIGALDAFPGVRVAGRRALDVGASTGGFTQVLLERGARRVVALDVGHGQLDPLIRGDARVDVVEGFNVRDLTPETLAGALGGEAEAPDLVVGDLSFISLGLVLPALARTASPDADLVLLVKPQFEVGRTGIREGIVHDPGLRDDAVMRVLWAAWDLGLGTAGLVPSPIVGGAGNHEYLAWFSGRAGSNPTQWRSTSNEITGA
- a CDS encoding NAD kinase, which produces MAGPARHILVVSHTGRRDSIDAALSVCAQLAEADVRIVLTAEEKADILPFAPEMAGVAVLGEDVQTADLEIVIVLGGDGTILRSAELVRGTSVPLLGVNLGHVGFLAESEREDLTATVRRVLDRDYTVEERMTLDVTLKVGADIVYRTWALNEATVEKASRERMLEVVVEIDGRPLASYGCDGMVVSTPTGSTAYAFSAGGPIVWPSLEAMLVVPLSPHTLFARSLVVGPESTVAVEVLSRTSGSGVLWCDGRRTRDMPPGARVEARRSTIPVRLARLKQSPFTDRLVNKFELPVTGWRGPVDRD
- the recN gene encoding DNA repair protein RecN, translating into MIEEITIRDLGVIGQATLPLGPGFTAVTGETGAGKTMVVTALGLLLGARADSGAVRQGSERAVVEGRWIIAADGPVPERVRDAGGDVDPFGDGTRGELIVTRQLSSEGRSRASVGGRGAPAALLTEIGEQLVVVHGQSDQMRLRSSTAQRQALDRFAGSALAPVLAEYQEVFRRWQAARAELDRLVTEQDARTREAEDLRAAIDAIEAVAPQPGEDEELRERIDRLTNLEDLRAAASAAHELMSSEDAAGETADAASVLDTAHRRLDRVAAHDPGLAEVIESLDSARILVSEIAVQLSGYLAGLDADGARELESLQDRRAELAALTRVHGPTVEDALAFLDTGSARLLELDGDTDRIDLLRVEVERDEQLVGELGARVTAVREEAGARLADAVTAELGALAMADASLDVRVSPREEPALSGADRVEILLRPHAGAEARPLGRGASGGELSRVMLAIEVVVAGDDPVPTFVFDEVDAGVGGAAAIEIGRRLARLAERAQVIVVTHLAQVAAFSTNHLRVVKGGDGQVTASSVTQLEGDARIQEMARLLSGLPDSESGLAHARELVETAASLR
- a CDS encoding HAD-IIA family hydrolase, coding for MFARAAKGSTPLDGVDVILADLDGVVYAGPDSIPHAVDALNAAAAAGLRLGYITNNASRTDASVAEHLSSLGLTVAPEDVVTSPQAALRLLADRVPAGSTVLVVGGEGLVHELEKAGYVVTRSVEDRPIAVVQGFAPEVGWAQLAEASFALADPDVVWVATNTDWTIPVARGIAPGNGTLVSAVHTAVGRLPVVAGKPETPIFDVARERFGAERPVFLGDRLDTDILGATRAGMASVHVLTGIDRAKQLLAAEEDQRPTFILEHLGQLHEPYPETRFSGQGSVATVGKASVRIVGDRVEVVKDGGSTIDTLRAACAVIWNSGRPIYGLDVPESLYVAAGATGAGRA